Proteins encoded together in one Variovorax paradoxus EPS window:
- a CDS encoding lysoplasmalogenase family protein, producing the protein MQSGQIIVLATPVFFLLIAIEFAVGRARARRGTGHDTYRLADAVNSIGLGMLSQISAVLTGLLRIGIYTAVYSAVALFPKEAASEFWTTWYGWLLALVFYDFCYYWLHRMGHESAVLWAAHVVHHQSQHYNLSTALRQTSSGALLGWIFYLPMAVAGVPPLVFVVVALIDLLYQFWVHTEQVGKLGWFDRWFCSPSNHRVHHAVNDTYLDRNYGGILIVWDRMFGTFREENERCVYGTRGELKSWDPLWANAEVYWTLAKDSWHARSWADKLRVWFKPPGWRPADVAARFPKPAFDIAKVTRYEPVVSRGVQWFAGVQFLLMLGGVAFFLWFSDGMPLQRSAVWLAALTASLWAIGAVLQGRISVTEVLLVEAAALATASAALGIDWLHHICKPLALSIAIVFAARRAMASGAVTRFEGLLLAGLVASLAGDVLLMGSAALFVPGLICFLLAHLAYIALFRISVGMFPRRAVLAATLLIGAGMYAFLWQGGLPPALRIPVGVYVVVIACMAAQAIGRAAVLRAADPSAVWVAVGACFFMLSDALLATNRFVAPLPLAQLWVLATYYAAQVLIVRHVRRPGS; encoded by the coding sequence ATGCAATCTGGCCAGATCATTGTTCTTGCGACTCCCGTGTTCTTTTTGCTGATCGCGATCGAGTTCGCGGTGGGCCGCGCGCGGGCGCGCCGCGGCACGGGGCACGACACCTACCGGCTGGCCGATGCGGTCAACAGCATTGGCCTGGGCATGCTGAGCCAGATCAGCGCGGTGCTCACCGGCCTCTTGCGCATCGGCATCTACACCGCGGTGTATTCGGCCGTGGCGCTCTTTCCGAAGGAGGCCGCCAGCGAGTTCTGGACGACCTGGTACGGCTGGCTGCTGGCGCTGGTGTTCTACGACTTCTGCTACTACTGGCTGCACCGCATGGGCCACGAATCGGCGGTGCTGTGGGCGGCGCACGTGGTGCATCACCAGAGCCAACACTACAACCTGTCGACCGCGCTGCGACAGACATCGAGCGGTGCGCTGCTCGGATGGATCTTCTATCTGCCGATGGCGGTGGCCGGCGTGCCGCCGCTGGTGTTCGTCGTGGTGGCGCTCATCGACCTGCTCTACCAGTTCTGGGTGCACACCGAGCAAGTCGGCAAGCTCGGCTGGTTCGACCGCTGGTTCTGCTCGCCTTCGAATCACCGGGTGCATCACGCGGTGAACGACACGTATCTGGACCGCAACTACGGCGGCATCCTGATCGTGTGGGACCGCATGTTCGGCACCTTCCGCGAAGAGAACGAACGCTGCGTCTACGGCACGCGCGGCGAGCTGAAAAGCTGGGACCCGCTGTGGGCCAATGCCGAGGTGTACTGGACGCTGGCCAAGGACTCGTGGCATGCGCGCAGCTGGGCCGACAAGCTGCGCGTGTGGTTCAAGCCGCCCGGCTGGCGGCCGGCCGATGTGGCGGCGCGCTTTCCGAAGCCGGCTTTCGACATCGCGAAGGTCACGCGCTACGAGCCCGTCGTGAGCCGCGGGGTGCAGTGGTTCGCGGGCGTGCAGTTCCTGCTGATGCTGGGTGGCGTGGCCTTCTTTCTCTGGTTCTCCGACGGCATGCCGCTGCAGCGCTCCGCCGTCTGGCTGGCCGCATTGACGGCGAGCCTGTGGGCCATCGGCGCGGTGCTGCAGGGGCGCATTTCGGTCACCGAGGTGCTGCTGGTCGAGGCGGCCGCGCTGGCCACCGCGAGCGCGGCGCTGGGCATCGACTGGCTGCACCACATCTGCAAGCCGCTGGCGCTGTCGATCGCCATCGTCTTCGCGGCACGGCGTGCGATGGCGTCTGGTGCAGTCACGCGCTTCGAAGGGCTGCTGCTCGCGGGCCTGGTCGCCTCGCTGGCCGGTGACGTGCTGCTGATGGGATCGGCAGCATTGTTCGTGCCCGGGCTCATCTGCTTCCTGCTCGCGCACCTGGCGTACATCGCGCTGTTCCGCATCAGCGTGGGCATGTTCCCGCGCCGCGCGGTGCTGGCGGCGACGCTGCTGATCGGCGCGGGGATGTATGCGTTTCTCTGGCAGGGCGGGCTGCCGCCCGCGCTGCGCATTCCGGTCGGGGTCTACGTGGTGGTGATCGCCTGCATGGCGGCCCAGGCCATCGGGCGCGCGGCGGTGCTGCGAGCAGCCGATCCGTCAGCGGTGTGGGTGGCGGTGGGCGCGTGCTTCTTCATGCTGAGCGATGCGCTGCTGGCGACCAATCGCTTTGTCGCGCCGCTGCCGCTGGCGCAGTTGTGGGTGCTGGCGACTTATTACGCGGCGCAGGTGCTGATCGTGCGACACGTTCGCCGGCCGGGCTCTTAA
- a CDS encoding M35 family metallo-endopeptidase: MPHQKQSWEGKVERKIIVVGDPPAPGGRVLPYGGPIAEIHGHQVALIGGRAYCEGCRSVGIIAKAGGPRRMQFLGEVALEGDVLVCHCPIPPALLATLQQSASFDDGMSIAAGAFNASVIPSQGWFFEDAAAVAASKKLVDAAVSHPPEAEQTENICPNMTNKEFAIKVLGLRDLAVGLVEKRVKDLTAWGKPERERVTKWFGQNDEDLRRHLDTGLQACVRVLKGLTEANFVRYSEEAMRNVGCIPSGNIGLLAAEVCKPDLKTRTIGIGLPFCELPDVSYRIVSKLATILHEVTHFDDVFSSIDTVYQMTQSLKLTASDPSAARVNADSIVGFVLYAD; this comes from the coding sequence ATGCCCCACCAAAAGCAGTCCTGGGAGGGAAAAGTGGAGAGAAAAATCATTGTGGTGGGCGATCCGCCCGCGCCCGGAGGCCGGGTGCTGCCCTACGGCGGACCGATCGCCGAAATTCATGGTCATCAGGTCGCGCTCATCGGAGGGCGCGCGTACTGTGAGGGATGCCGCAGCGTCGGCATCATCGCGAAGGCAGGCGGACCGCGGCGCATGCAGTTCCTTGGAGAAGTGGCACTGGAGGGCGACGTGTTGGTTTGCCACTGCCCGATTCCTCCTGCGCTCTTGGCCACGTTGCAGCAATCGGCGAGCTTCGACGACGGCATGAGCATCGCAGCGGGAGCGTTCAACGCCAGCGTGATCCCATCGCAGGGATGGTTCTTTGAAGATGCCGCAGCCGTTGCGGCGAGCAAGAAGCTGGTCGATGCGGCAGTGAGCCATCCACCCGAGGCTGAGCAGACGGAAAACATCTGCCCGAACATGACCAACAAGGAGTTCGCGATCAAGGTCTTGGGACTGCGAGACCTCGCCGTTGGCCTGGTCGAAAAACGCGTCAAGGATCTGACAGCGTGGGGAAAGCCTGAACGAGAACGCGTGACCAAGTGGTTCGGCCAGAACGACGAAGATTTGCGACGGCACCTGGACACCGGCCTGCAAGCATGTGTCCGGGTATTGAAGGGACTGACAGAAGCCAACTTCGTGCGCTACTCAGAAGAAGCGATGCGAAATGTCGGCTGCATTCCTTCGGGCAACATCGGCCTCCTTGCCGCCGAAGTGTGCAAGCCCGACCTCAAGACACGCACGATCGGAATAGGACTTCCGTTTTGCGAGCTTCCCGACGTTTCATACAGAATCGTCTCTAAGCTGGCCACCATCCTCCATGAGGTAACCCACTTTGACGACGTGTTTTCGTCGATCGATACGGTCTACCAGATGACGCAGAGCCTGAAACTGACGGCGTCCGATCCCAGCGCGGCAAGGGTCAACGCGGACAGCATCGTGGGGTTCGTTCTATATGCCGACTAG
- the dmeF gene encoding CDF family Co(II)/Ni(II) efflux transporter DmeF, giving the protein MHTHDLSAWQHDHQFGAGNASAERSTRLVMWITAAMMVVEIGAGWWFNSMALLADGWHMSSHALAIGLSAFAYAAARRYARDPRFAFGTWKIEVLGGFASALLLLGVAALMVVGSLERLWSPSAIHYPEAISVAVLGLVVNLVCARLLGGTHHDRGHDHGHHHGHDHGHSHEHGHDLNLRSAYLHVLADAATSVLAIAALLGGWFYGWAWLDPAMGIVGAVLVASWARGLLKETGKVLLDREMDHPVTEEIREGVETTLADSETRVADLHVWRVGRDAYACALTVVTHSLTLTADEVRACFSMHEEIRHSTVEIQRCVD; this is encoded by the coding sequence ATGCACACCCATGACCTGAGCGCCTGGCAGCACGACCACCAGTTCGGCGCCGGCAATGCCTCCGCCGAGCGCAGCACGCGCCTCGTGATGTGGATCACCGCCGCGATGATGGTGGTCGAGATCGGCGCCGGCTGGTGGTTCAACTCGATGGCGCTGCTGGCCGACGGCTGGCACATGAGTTCGCACGCGCTGGCCATCGGCCTGAGCGCTTTTGCCTATGCGGCCGCTCGCCGCTATGCACGCGACCCGCGCTTCGCATTCGGCACCTGGAAGATCGAGGTGCTCGGCGGCTTCGCGAGCGCGCTGCTGCTGCTCGGCGTGGCGGCGCTGATGGTGGTGGGCTCGCTGGAGCGGCTGTGGTCGCCTTCCGCGATCCACTACCCCGAGGCGATTTCGGTGGCGGTGCTGGGGCTCGTGGTCAACCTGGTCTGCGCACGGCTGCTGGGCGGCACGCACCACGATCGCGGGCATGACCATGGGCATCACCACGGCCACGATCACGGTCATTCGCACGAACACGGCCACGACCTGAACCTGCGCTCCGCCTACCTGCACGTGCTGGCTGACGCCGCCACCTCGGTGCTCGCCATCGCGGCGCTGCTGGGCGGCTGGTTCTACGGCTGGGCCTGGCTCGACCCGGCCATGGGCATCGTCGGCGCGGTGCTGGTCGCCAGCTGGGCTCGGGGCCTGCTGAAGGAAACCGGCAAGGTCCTGCTCGACCGCGAGATGGACCACCCGGTCACCGAAGAGATCCGCGAAGGCGTGGAGACCACGCTGGCCGATTCGGAAACCCGCGTGGCCGACCTGCATGTCTGGCGCGTGGGGCGCGATGCCTATGCCTGCGCGCTCACGGTGGTGACGCACTCACTCACGCTCACGGCCGACGAGGTGCGCGCCTGCTTCTCGATGCATGAGGAAATTCGCCATTCGACAGTGGAAATCCAGCGCTGCGTGGATTAG
- the ruvB gene encoding Holliday junction branch migration DNA helicase RuvB: protein MTIQTDDFAPAPQRVVSAAPASPNEEAIERALRPKLLDEYVGQAKVREQLEIFIGAARKRKEALDHVLLFGPPGLGKTTLSHIIAAELGVNLRQTSGPVLEKPKDLAALLTNLEPNDVLFIDEIHRLSPVVEEILYPALEDYQIDIMIGEGPAARSIKLDLQPFTLVGATTRAGMLTNPLRDRFGIVARLEFYTPEELALIVTRSARLLKVETDDTGGFEIARRSRGTPRIANRLLRRVRDYAEVKGNGRITEDIAHKALAMLDVDPQGFDLMDRKLLEAVIHRFDGGPVGLDNVAASIGEERDTIEDVIEPYLIQQGYLQRTPRGRIATLAAYRHLGVTPPSSRSDGQDLFGV, encoded by the coding sequence ATGACCATCCAGACCGACGATTTCGCCCCCGCCCCCCAACGCGTGGTGTCCGCCGCTCCCGCTTCGCCCAACGAAGAGGCGATCGAGCGGGCCCTTCGCCCCAAGCTGCTCGACGAATACGTCGGCCAGGCCAAGGTGCGCGAGCAGCTCGAAATCTTCATCGGCGCCGCGCGCAAGCGCAAGGAGGCGCTCGACCACGTGCTGCTGTTCGGCCCGCCCGGCCTCGGCAAGACCACGCTCTCGCACATCATCGCGGCCGAGCTGGGCGTCAACCTGCGCCAGACCTCCGGGCCGGTGCTCGAGAAGCCCAAGGACCTGGCGGCGCTCCTGACCAATCTCGAGCCCAACGACGTGCTCTTCATCGACGAGATCCACCGCCTGAGCCCGGTCGTCGAGGAAATCCTGTACCCCGCGCTGGAGGACTACCAGATCGACATCATGATCGGCGAGGGCCCCGCGGCGCGCAGCATCAAGCTCGACCTGCAGCCCTTCACCCTGGTGGGCGCCACCACCCGCGCCGGCATGCTGACCAACCCGCTGCGCGACCGTTTCGGCATCGTCGCGCGGCTGGAGTTCTACACGCCCGAGGAACTGGCGCTGATCGTGACCCGCAGCGCCCGCCTGCTCAAGGTGGAAACCGACGACACCGGCGGCTTCGAGATCGCCCGCCGCTCGCGCGGCACGCCCCGCATCGCCAACCGCCTGCTGCGCCGCGTGCGCGACTACGCCGAGGTCAAGGGCAACGGCCGCATCACCGAGGACATCGCCCACAAGGCGCTCGCGATGCTCGACGTCGATCCGCAGGGCTTCGACCTCATGGACAGGAAGCTGCTCGAAGCCGTGATCCACCGCTTCGACGGCGGCCCGGTCGGCCTGGACAACGTCGCGGCCAGCATCGGCGAGGAGCGCGACACCATCGAGGACGTGATCGAGCCCTACCTCATCCAGCAGGGCTACCTGCAGCGCACGCCGCGCGGGCGCATCGCCACGCTGGCCGCCTACCGGCACCTGGGCGTGACGCCGCCCTCGAGCCGTTCGGACGGACAGGACCTTTTCGGAGTTTGA